The following coding sequences lie in one Maribacter forsetii DSM 18668 genomic window:
- a CDS encoding NAD(P)/FAD-dependent oxidoreductase → MVRNVQLRLSLKEEGTPNGLEIRAAKYLGLEDGTFKIKVLRKSIDARKPKIFFNYKLAIYINEPAPSDTLNFKYKDVSNAKPIHIVGFGPAGMWAALRCLEMGYKPIVLERGNNVKDRRRDLKAINQDHQVNPESNYCFGEGGAGTYSDGKLYTRSLKRGDVRRIFESLVFHGATDQILVDAHPHIGTNKLPKIVQNIREVIQHHGGEIHFNTKVTDFVIKDNTLKAIVLNETDEMAVERVVLATGHSARDIFDLLHKKDIALEAKSFAMGVRVEHPQHIIDSIQYHCSGDRSELLPAASYSLVEQVKDRGVYSFCMCPGGFIVPAATSPGEVVVNGMSPSKRNNLYANSGIVVEINVDKDIPKYEKFGALKGLEYQKNLERLAFTSGGRTQTAPAQRLTDFVEGNLSVDLNPTSYQPGLNSSPLHSLLPKLIGGRLRQGFKAFGDKMHGYYTAEANIVGVESRTSSPVSIPRNEKLEHPVIKGLFPCGEGGGYAGGIVSAAMDGERCAEAAMAGL, encoded by the coding sequence ATGGTCAGAAATGTACAGTTGCGGTTATCATTAAAGGAAGAAGGCACACCTAACGGATTAGAAATTCGTGCGGCAAAGTACTTAGGACTCGAAGATGGCACCTTTAAAATTAAGGTTCTCCGAAAATCTATTGATGCTCGTAAGCCTAAAATTTTCTTTAATTACAAACTGGCAATTTATATTAATGAACCTGCCCCTAGCGATACCCTTAATTTTAAATACAAAGATGTCTCGAACGCAAAACCAATTCATATTGTTGGTTTCGGACCTGCTGGTATGTGGGCGGCATTACGTTGTTTAGAAATGGGTTACAAACCTATAGTTCTTGAACGAGGTAATAATGTAAAGGATCGTAGACGAGATTTGAAAGCCATCAACCAAGACCATCAGGTTAACCCAGAAAGTAACTATTGCTTTGGTGAAGGTGGTGCCGGTACGTATTCTGACGGAAAATTATATACCCGTAGCCTTAAACGTGGCGATGTTCGTCGCATTTTTGAAAGTTTAGTTTTTCACGGTGCTACAGACCAGATTCTGGTAGATGCTCATCCGCATATCGGAACCAACAAACTGCCTAAAATTGTACAGAATATTCGTGAAGTAATTCAGCATCACGGTGGTGAAATTCACTTTAATACTAAGGTGACCGATTTCGTTATTAAAGACAATACCTTAAAAGCGATTGTTTTAAACGAAACCGATGAAATGGCTGTGGAACGAGTGGTACTGGCAACGGGACATTCAGCTCGTGATATATTTGATTTACTGCATAAAAAAGATATTGCTCTTGAAGCAAAGTCATTTGCTATGGGTGTTCGTGTAGAACATCCACAGCATATCATAGATAGCATTCAATACCACTGTTCTGGTGACCGTAGCGAATTGCTACCAGCGGCTTCTTATAGTTTGGTGGAACAGGTTAAAGACCGTGGTGTGTATTCATTCTGCATGTGCCCTGGCGGATTCATTGTTCCTGCTGCAACTTCACCGGGCGAGGTCGTGGTGAATGGAATGTCTCCATCCAAACGAAATAACCTGTATGCTAATTCGGGTATCGTGGTTGAAATTAACGTGGATAAAGATATTCCTAAATACGAGAAATTTGGAGCGCTTAAAGGACTAGAATATCAGAAGAACTTAGAGCGATTGGCATTTACTTCCGGTGGAAGAACACAAACTGCTCCCGCACAACGATTGACGGATTTTGTAGAAGGAAACCTTTCTGTAGATTTAAATCCGACTTCGTATCAACCCGGACTCAACTCTTCTCCCCTACATTCACTATTACCTAAGCTAATTGGTGGTAGATTACGCCAAGGCTTTAAAGCCTTCGGTGATAAAATGCACGGATATTATACTGCTGAAGCAAATATCGTGGGAGTAGAATCTAGAACCTCATCACCGGTTAGTATCCCAAGAAATGAAAAATTAGAGCACCCAGTAATCAAAGGTCTTTTCCCATGTGGCGAAGGTGGTGGTTATGCTGGTGGAATCGTTTCTGCCGCTATGGACGGAGAACGTTGTGCCGAAGCTGCAATGGCGGGACTGTAA
- a CDS encoding DEAD/DEAH box helicase, with translation MTFKELGLAEPILKALEAEGYTHPTPIQEQSIPILLQGKDLLGVAQTGTGKTAAFGIPILHQLYEGISLRQTKRKVKALIVTPTRELAIQISESLTAYGKYTGLRNTVIFGGVKQGKQVNALRGGVDILVATPGRLLDLMNQGFISFRDLEHVVLDEADQMLDMGFIHDIKKIIAKLPPKRQSLFFSATMPKDIVELSRKMLGDFERVTIKPEQATAEKVEQGVYFVSKANKPKLLIHLIKENPKNTLIVFSRTKHGANKIVKKLDQAGIRSAAIHGNKSQTARQKALKAFKDGDLKVLVATDIAARGIDVEDLSLVVNYDLPNVSETYVHRIGRTGRANASGTALSFCDKEERAYLRDIEKLIKQSVPRMPEHQFVDADTPSDDQPMPPKKKQGNSRNKNRNRNRPGGNNFRGKNNRNTSRPKKRNDSSRSE, from the coding sequence ATGACATTTAAAGAACTCGGCCTAGCCGAACCAATCCTAAAAGCATTAGAAGCTGAAGGATATACTCACCCTACTCCAATTCAAGAACAATCCATTCCTATATTACTCCAAGGCAAAGACCTTCTGGGAGTTGCACAAACAGGTACTGGTAAAACTGCCGCCTTTGGTATTCCGATCTTACATCAGTTATACGAGGGTATTAGCTTAAGACAGACAAAGCGAAAAGTAAAAGCTCTTATTGTAACACCTACCCGTGAACTGGCTATTCAAATTAGCGAAAGTCTTACCGCATATGGTAAGTATACAGGGCTACGAAATACCGTTATTTTTGGCGGAGTAAAACAAGGAAAACAAGTAAACGCACTTAGAGGTGGCGTAGATATTTTAGTGGCTACTCCGGGTCGTTTATTAGATTTAATGAATCAAGGTTTTATTTCTTTTAGAGATTTAGAGCACGTAGTACTTGATGAAGCTGACCAAATGTTGGACATGGGCTTTATTCACGACATCAAAAAAATCATTGCAAAATTACCTCCTAAAAGACAATCATTATTCTTTTCGGCTACCATGCCAAAAGATATCGTGGAGCTTTCTAGAAAAATGTTGGGCGATTTTGAACGCGTTACTATTAAGCCAGAACAAGCTACAGCAGAAAAAGTTGAACAGGGAGTTTATTTTGTTAGCAAAGCAAATAAGCCTAAACTTTTAATTCACCTAATAAAGGAGAATCCTAAAAATACCTTAATCGTATTCTCAAGAACCAAGCATGGCGCTAATAAGATTGTAAAGAAACTTGACCAAGCCGGTATACGTTCTGCTGCCATACATGGTAACAAATCGCAAACGGCGAGACAAAAGGCATTAAAAGCTTTTAAAGACGGAGATCTTAAAGTTTTAGTTGCTACCGATATTGCCGCTAGGGGAATAGATGTAGAGGACTTATCTCTAGTAGTAAACTACGATTTACCTAATGTATCTGAAACTTATGTTCACCGTATTGGTAGAACTGGGCGTGCAAATGCTAGTGGTACAGCACTTTCATTTTGCGATAAAGAAGAAAGAGCCTATTTACGTGATATTGAGAAATTGATAAAACAATCTGTACCACGTATGCCAGAACATCAATTTGTAGATGCCGATACACCTTCTGATGATCAACCGATGCCACCGAAAAAAAAGCAAGGCAATTCGCGTAACAAAAATAGAAACAGAAATAGACCTGGTGGTAACAACTTTAGAGGAAAGAACAATAGAAATACAAGTAGACCCAAAAAACGTAATGACTCTAGCAGAAGTGAATAG
- a CDS encoding potassium/proton antiporter, producing MNLTIENILLVGSILLFISIIVGKTSYKFGVPTLILFLAIGMLAGSDGIGGIQFDDPKLAQFIGIVSLNFILFSGGLDTNWKAVKPILKEGLVLSTLGVLLTALTLGTFVYYITDFTIYESMLLGSIVSSTDAAAVFSILRSKNLALKSNLRPTLELESGSNDPMAYVLTLAFLTLVINQDLSVLSIIPLFLQQMILGAIGGFAFGKLSEIIINKIKLGFEGLYPVLVIALMFITFSATDAFGGNGFLAIYICAVYLGNQDLIHKLTILKMFDGMAWLMQIVLFLTLGLLVFPSQITPYLGIGLLISVFLILVARPVSVLLSLMFFKMKMGRRFYISWVGLRGAVPIVFATYPLLAGIDKANIIFSIVFFISVSSVLIQGTTLSIFAKWLNVALPDEVKPIAENDRYILNLPKSAMEEVIILPNSFAVDKRIIDLHLPRAAFIVMIKRDGTFVRPGGSTIIEANDTLVLLLDNDESLKEVNVILNQAVIA from the coding sequence ATGAACCTCACCATAGAAAACATACTTCTTGTAGGCTCTATTTTACTGTTTATTAGTATTATAGTAGGTAAAACATCCTATAAATTTGGAGTACCTACATTAATCCTTTTCTTGGCTATTGGTATGCTGGCAGGTTCTGATGGTATTGGTGGTATTCAATTCGATGACCCCAAGCTTGCACAATTCATTGGTATAGTATCTCTTAACTTCATTCTTTTTTCTGGTGGGCTGGATACCAACTGGAAAGCTGTAAAACCGATTTTAAAAGAAGGTTTGGTACTTTCTACCTTAGGTGTTTTACTTACAGCACTTACACTAGGTACTTTTGTGTATTACATTACAGACTTCACCATTTACGAGAGTATGCTTTTGGGATCTATAGTTTCATCTACCGATGCCGCCGCTGTCTTCTCCATATTACGCTCAAAGAACTTAGCGTTAAAAAGCAACCTTAGACCTACATTAGAACTAGAAAGTGGTAGTAACGACCCTATGGCCTATGTACTAACACTTGCTTTTTTAACCTTGGTCATTAATCAAGATTTAAGTGTTCTTTCCATCATACCCCTATTTTTGCAACAAATGATACTGGGGGCTATAGGTGGATTTGCTTTTGGTAAATTGAGCGAGATTATCATCAACAAAATTAAACTTGGTTTTGAAGGTTTGTATCCGGTATTGGTTATCGCTTTAATGTTCATCACCTTTTCAGCTACAGATGCCTTTGGTGGTAACGGATTCTTAGCCATTTACATCTGCGCCGTGTATTTAGGTAATCAAGATTTAATTCATAAATTGACCATTTTAAAAATGTTCGATGGTATGGCTTGGTTAATGCAAATTGTATTGTTCCTAACCTTAGGATTATTAGTATTTCCTTCTCAAATTACACCTTATTTGGGCATAGGGTTATTGATTTCAGTATTCCTCATTCTAGTAGCAAGACCAGTTAGTGTATTATTGAGCCTCATGTTCTTTAAAATGAAAATGGGACGCCGGTTTTATATTTCATGGGTAGGTTTACGTGGAGCAGTGCCTATTGTATTTGCTACCTATCCCCTATTGGCAGGTATTGACAAGGCGAATATCATTTTCAGCATTGTATTCTTTATATCGGTTTCATCAGTACTAATTCAAGGCACTACATTGTCTATTTTTGCAAAATGGCTGAATGTTGCTTTGCCTGACGAAGTAAAACCTATAGCAGAAAATGATAGATATATTCTCAATCTACCGAAATCTGCTATGGAAGAAGTTATAATTTTGCCAAATAGTTTTGCGGTAGATAAACGTATAATAGATTTGCACTTACCAAGGGCTGCATTTATTGTTATGATCAAACGAGATGGAACTTTTGTTAGACCCGGAGGTTCTACCATTATAGAAGCTAATGATACTCTAGTATTGCTGCTAGATAATGACGAAAGTTTAAAAGAAGTAAATGTAATTCTAAACCAAGCGGTTATTGCTTAA
- a CDS encoding alpha-ketoglutarate-dependent dioxygenase AlkB family protein yields the protein MNLFDIKVDHSKNLLPKGGTVNYYGKILTQQEAENYLDKLLNNIVWKNDEAIIFGKKIITKRKVAWYGEKPFEYTYSNTTKLALPWTTELLKLKHKIEQETGETFNSCLLNLYHDGSEGMAWHSDGEKDLKKNGTIASLSFGDERKFAFKHKKTKEKVELVLEHGSLLIMKDETQTNWLHRLPPTTKSKNPRVNLTFRTIVEK from the coding sequence ATGAACTTATTTGATATAAAGGTTGACCATAGTAAAAATTTGCTTCCGAAGGGTGGAACAGTTAATTACTACGGGAAAATACTTACCCAACAGGAAGCTGAGAATTACCTAGATAAACTACTAAACAACATTGTTTGGAAAAATGATGAAGCCATCATCTTTGGCAAAAAGATTATTACCAAACGTAAAGTAGCTTGGTATGGCGAAAAACCATTCGAATATACTTACTCTAATACTACCAAACTGGCGTTACCGTGGACGACGGAGTTACTAAAACTGAAACATAAAATAGAACAAGAAACGGGAGAAACGTTTAACTCTTGCCTACTAAACTTATATCATGATGGTAGCGAGGGTATGGCTTGGCATAGTGACGGCGAAAAGGACTTAAAAAAGAACGGAACCATTGCCTCTCTTAGTTTTGGCGATGAACGCAAATTCGCTTTTAAACATAAAAAAACCAAAGAGAAAGTAGAACTGGTTTTAGAACATGGTAGCTTATTGATTATGAAAGATGAAACCCAGACGAATTGGCTACATCGACTGCCGCCAACAACTAAAAGCAAGAATCCTAGGGTAAATTTGACTTTTAGAACTATTGTAGAAAAATAG